From one Deinococcus detaillensis genomic stretch:
- a CDS encoding phage virion morphogenesis protein gives MTLNWPSGVTDQTPLPYSLWRVLDALALGLTSGQGGLPSDSKVQEALALAEQYAGRAQRQEQALSGELIDQVSAALMACVGPIGQIIIEDALDELPEPARLSALLRAIGAELEDTQRQMFGSQLRTRGIV, from the coding sequence ATGACTTTGAATTGGCCCAGTGGGGTGACCGATCAAACGCCACTGCCTTACAGCTTATGGCGCGTTCTCGACGCTTTGGCGTTGGGGCTGACCTCGGGTCAGGGCGGCCTTCCCAGCGACAGCAAAGTGCAAGAAGCCTTGGCCCTCGCTGAGCAGTACGCGGGCCGCGCCCAGCGCCAAGAGCAGGCGCTCAGTGGGGAGCTGATCGATCAGGTCAGCGCCGCACTGATGGCCTGCGTGGGGCCAATCGGCCAGATTATCATCGAAGACGCCCTCGATGAGTTGCCTGAACCGGCGCGGCTTTCAGCGCTGCTCAGGGCCATCGGCGCAGAATTGGAAGACACGCAGCGCCAGATGTTTGGCAGTCAACTGCGGACGCGGGGCATCGTATGA
- a CDS encoding HAMP domain-containing protein has protein sequence MKYTVVIEQAVPEDALPQLQQLLSERFHLSADQARKLASRRSGRLMKPTGKERASVLLGIFQEVSAKVRLEQVADTDEAALPTAPIRSAPVVMPLENRRSDLHATEFGQVVAREQSVATLDVPVMTASAPSNPVNPPAVLPPAPAGDDFWNELSAPVLKADEQGGVPMAASTSSGLMGGSTDDGLFLPDVGSLPPTPSAPRLTKAPAPSDDDLFAPEGLKKPGRPASAVGAQGGVSSDTDSWSDFAGSLTMTDVVTAPKTAQAVPELILTPEPERQVGRRQPLSRRLTIASVTPLAVYTLLTLTTLGLVLNASQRSLISNSAATIAAAVGSVLNTTDQNTVNQQLGTLLNRESVGFVQVELPDGTTFFRSQAPGLDAVLGERVGTWVKSNPSSGVFVQSQTPAQLYNDQLQQLVSVGAQDSEPAAALKRAIASSENQSIVNRNFQVERIGVYARPDGTRETKSATAKITGTNTLLYRIAVGVPIDAANAQLRNTLLALLLAGLAAMLIGAALAARAARRIVEPIERLVKAADAISLGDLSQSVKAEANDEVGDLAQALERMRLSLDAAMERLRKRRKV, from the coding sequence ATGAAGTACACCGTCGTTATCGAGCAGGCTGTGCCGGAAGACGCCTTGCCGCAGCTCCAACAGCTCCTTTCCGAGCGTTTTCACCTTTCTGCCGATCAAGCCCGCAAGCTCGCTTCACGCCGGAGCGGACGCCTGATGAAGCCGACCGGCAAAGAGCGGGCCAGCGTGCTGCTGGGTATTTTTCAGGAAGTCAGCGCCAAGGTGCGCCTCGAACAAGTGGCCGACACCGATGAAGCGGCGCTGCCGACTGCTCCAATCCGCAGCGCTCCCGTGGTGATGCCGCTGGAAAACCGCAGGAGCGATCTTCACGCCACAGAGTTCGGACAGGTGGTGGCGCGTGAGCAAAGCGTGGCCACTTTAGACGTACCGGTGATGACGGCCAGTGCGCCGAGCAACCCGGTCAACCCACCGGCTGTTCTTCCTCCTGCGCCCGCAGGCGACGATTTCTGGAATGAACTCTCAGCTCCCGTGCTTAAGGCTGATGAGCAAGGCGGCGTGCCTATGGCAGCTTCAACCTCCAGTGGTCTTATGGGCGGCAGCACAGATGATGGCTTGTTTTTGCCGGATGTCGGCAGCTTGCCGCCCACACCCAGCGCTCCTCGACTGACCAAAGCGCCTGCTCCGTCAGATGACGACCTGTTCGCGCCGGAAGGGCTAAAGAAACCAGGCCGCCCAGCGTCTGCTGTGGGAGCGCAGGGTGGCGTGTCCAGCGATACCGACAGTTGGTCGGATTTTGCTGGATCGCTGACCATGACCGACGTGGTGACGGCCCCCAAAACGGCCCAAGCCGTCCCGGAACTGATTTTGACGCCGGAACCGGAGCGCCAGGTGGGCCGCCGCCAGCCGCTCTCGCGCCGCCTAACGATCGCTTCGGTGACGCCGCTGGCGGTCTACACCCTACTGACGCTGACCACGCTGGGCTTGGTGCTCAACGCTTCCCAGCGCTCACTGATCTCCAACAGCGCCGCGACCATCGCCGCCGCCGTGGGTTCGGTGCTCAACACCACCGATCAAAACACCGTCAACCAGCAGCTCGGCACCTTGCTCAACCGCGAATCGGTGGGCTTCGTGCAAGTGGAATTGCCCGACGGCACCACCTTTTTCCGCAGCCAAGCGCCGGGCCTAGATGCGGTGTTGGGTGAACGGGTCGGGACCTGGGTCAAGTCCAATCCCAGCAGCGGCGTGTTTGTGCAAAGTCAAACCCCCGCTCAGCTTTACAACGACCAGCTTCAGCAGCTCGTCAGCGTGGGCGCTCAGGACTCCGAACCCGCCGCCGCCCTCAAGCGGGCCATTGCCAGTTCCGAGAACCAAAGCATTGTCAACCGCAACTTTCAAGTCGAGCGTATCGGGGTGTACGCCCGCCCAGACGGCACCCGTGAAACCAAATCGGCCACTGCCAAGATCACTGGCACCAACACCTTGCTTTACCGCATCGCTGTCGGCGTGCCGATTGACGCGGCCAACGCTCAACTCCGCAACACCTTGCTGGCGCTGCTGCTGGCGGGCTTAGCTGCCATGCTGATCGGCGCGGCTCTGGCTGCCCGCGCCGCACGCCGCATCGTCGAGCCGATTGAGCGCCTCGTGAAGGCGGCAGACGCCATCAGCCTCGGCGATCTCAGCCAGTCGGTGAAAGCTGAGGCCAATGACGAGGTGGGCGACCTCGCGCAGGCCCTCGAACGGATGCGCCTGAGCCTCGACGCGGCGATGGAGCGTCTCCGCAAGCGCCGTAAGGTGTAA
- the hisIE gene encoding bifunctional phosphoribosyl-AMP cyclohydrolase/phosphoribosyl-ATP diphosphatase HisIE, whose amino-acid sequence MSSPIKVSRDNVKVDDIHFGPDGLVPVVVQDAQTGAVLMQAYADRAAIEHALTTRQGTYFSRSRSQQWIKGLTSGHVQHIESIHLDCDGDSVLYRVQQSGPACHTGEYSCFYRPLLLQTDEILNPQALNPQSLGDTLERVYATITERLRTLPEQSYVARLHAGGLDRVLKKISEEAGEVLLAAKNGDKAELATETADLLFHTFFALAEVGVTPGDVARVLEEREGKSGLKGPKEIG is encoded by the coding sequence ATGAGCAGTCCAATTAAGGTGAGCAGAGACAACGTGAAAGTGGACGACATCCACTTCGGCCCAGACGGTTTGGTACCGGTGGTGGTGCAGGACGCCCAAACCGGCGCAGTGCTGATGCAGGCTTACGCAGACCGAGCCGCGATTGAACACGCCCTGACGACCCGTCAAGGCACTTACTTTTCGCGTTCACGGAGCCAGCAGTGGATCAAAGGCCTGACCAGCGGGCATGTCCAGCACATCGAGAGTATTCACCTCGACTGCGACGGCGACAGCGTGCTGTACCGCGTGCAGCAGAGTGGCCCGGCTTGTCATACCGGCGAGTACAGCTGCTTTTACCGACCGCTGTTACTGCAAACGGATGAGATACTCAATCCACAAGCTCTCAATCCACAGTCGCTAGGCGACACGCTGGAGCGGGTCTACGCCACCATCACCGAGCGGTTGCGAACCTTACCCGAACAAAGTTATGTGGCGCGGCTGCACGCCGGGGGGCTTGACCGGGTGCTCAAAAAAATCAGCGAGGAAGCCGGAGAAGTGCTGCTGGCCGCCAAAAACGGCGACAAAGCCGAGCTGGCCACCGAAACCGCCGATCTGCTGTTTCACACTTTCTTCGCGCTGGCCGAAGTCGGCGTGACGCCCGGCGACGTGGCCCGCGTACTGGAGGAACGTGAAGGCAAAAGCGGTCTAAAGGGGCCAAAAGAAATCGGCTGA
- the polA gene encoding DNA polymerase I, producing MTPPPDTAVLIDGHALAFRSYFALPPLTSKSGEPTHAILGFMRQITRLMRQKSNQVIVVFDPPVKTFRHEQYEDYKAGRAEIPADLPAQINRIRAIVDAIGLPRLEVGGYEADDVIGTLAKKAEAHGMNAVIVTSDRDSYQLLTERVKVLTSDFKLFGPKDVLEKYGVSVEQWVDYRSLTGDASDNIPGAKGIGPKTAAKLLQEHGSLDEVIARAQDGSLEPKGTREKILSSLENVYKSRDLSCMVTDLPLEIEMATHVGAGDPAALDALLSELDLGSVRKDLGALRGPSGVAAEPEPEPESLAREVPSGEWRTPAAGVMWGYLLSREDDLTAELLGAATADGEITRTAPLEFEPVEEQAPEASSPPEEALFEEAASGKKTKSKAKPKPKPEPLGHVDESQFVGQREVKAAGAKALATHLQVRGLKVEPGDDPLLLAYLLDPNNTAMPAVTQRYLHALWPSDAANRASLSDQLWDLLLPQLDEARLKLYHDIEKPLARVLARMEVRGVKLDSAYLRGLSEAMGARIQTLEAEIHQHAGRVFSVSSRDQLEAVLYDELQLSTGRKTKLTGKRSTAVAALEPLIDEHPIIPALLEYRELSKLRGTYLDPLPNLVNPRTGRLHTTFAQTIAATGRLSSLNPNLQNIPIRSAVGREIRKGFIADQGFTLLSADYSQIELRLLAHMSGDLLMQEAFNTGADIHRRTASQVLGVDENNVSADQRRAAKTVNFGVLYGMSAHRLSRDMNIPYADASGFIERYFETYPGIRGYIDRTLADGREKGYVETLYGRRRYVPELLSSNRNVREAGERLAYNMPIQGTAADIIKIAMIELDPPLMEVGARMLLQVHDELLVEAPIDKADEIAELIRRTMMNAASLSVPLNVEVGRGPDWFDTK from the coding sequence ATGACGCCCCCGCCCGACACCGCCGTGCTGATCGACGGGCACGCCCTCGCCTTTCGCTCGTACTTTGCATTGCCGCCGCTGACCAGTAAAAGCGGCGAGCCGACCCACGCCATTTTAGGCTTTATGCGCCAGATCACCCGCTTGATGCGGCAAAAGAGCAACCAGGTCATCGTGGTCTTCGATCCGCCGGTCAAGACGTTTCGCCACGAGCAATACGAAGATTACAAAGCGGGCCGCGCCGAAATTCCTGCCGATTTGCCTGCCCAGATCAACCGTATTCGGGCCATCGTGGACGCCATCGGCTTGCCGCGTCTAGAGGTTGGCGGCTACGAAGCCGACGACGTGATCGGCACATTGGCTAAAAAAGCCGAGGCCCACGGCATGAACGCGGTGATCGTCACCTCTGACCGCGACAGCTACCAGTTGCTGACCGAGCGCGTCAAAGTGCTGACCAGCGATTTCAAGTTGTTTGGCCCCAAGGATGTGCTGGAAAAATACGGCGTCAGCGTCGAGCAGTGGGTGGATTACCGCTCGCTGACGGGCGACGCCAGCGACAATATTCCCGGCGCAAAAGGCATCGGCCCCAAGACAGCGGCCAAGTTGCTGCAAGAACACGGCAGCCTCGATGAGGTGATCGCCCGTGCCCAGGACGGCAGCTTAGAGCCTAAAGGCACCCGCGAAAAGATTTTATCGAGTTTGGAGAACGTCTATAAAAGCCGCGATCTGTCGTGTATGGTCACGGATTTGCCGCTTGAGATCGAAATGGCGACTCACGTGGGGGCGGGTGATCCGGCGGCCCTAGACGCGCTGCTGAGCGAACTCGATCTGGGCAGTGTCCGCAAAGACCTTGGAGCGCTGCGCGGGCCCAGCGGAGTCGCCGCCGAGCCGGAACCCGAACCCGAAAGTCTGGCCCGCGAAGTGCCGAGCGGCGAGTGGCGCACCCCGGCGGCGGGTGTGATGTGGGGCTACTTGCTCTCGCGCGAAGATGACTTGACAGCGGAGTTGCTGGGAGCCGCCACCGCCGACGGCGAAATCACCCGCACCGCGCCGCTGGAGTTCGAGCCGGTCGAAGAGCAAGCACCTGAAGCCAGTTCGCCGCCCGAAGAAGCGCTTTTTGAGGAAGCGGCCAGCGGGAAGAAAACCAAATCGAAAGCCAAGCCCAAGCCAAAACCCGAACCGCTGGGTCACGTCGATGAATCGCAGTTCGTGGGCCAGCGTGAGGTCAAGGCGGCGGGGGCCAAAGCCTTAGCCACCCACCTGCAAGTGCGCGGCCTTAAGGTCGAACCCGGCGATGATCCGCTGCTGCTGGCTTACCTGCTCGACCCCAACAACACCGCCATGCCCGCCGTGACCCAGCGTTACCTGCATGCGCTGTGGCCCAGCGACGCGGCCAACCGGGCTTCGCTGAGTGACCAGCTCTGGGACTTGCTGTTGCCGCAGCTCGACGAGGCACGCCTCAAGCTGTATCACGACATCGAAAAGCCGCTGGCACGGGTGCTGGCCCGCATGGAAGTGCGCGGCGTCAAGCTCGACAGCGCTTACCTGCGCGGGCTCAGCGAGGCAATGGGCGCACGCATTCAAACCCTAGAGGCCGAGATTCACCAGCACGCGGGACGGGTCTTCTCGGTGAGCAGCCGCGACCAGCTCGAAGCGGTGCTGTACGACGAGCTTCAGCTCAGTACGGGCCGCAAGACCAAGCTGACCGGCAAGCGCTCCACCGCCGTCGCCGCGCTTGAGCCGCTGATCGACGAACACCCGATTATTCCAGCGCTGCTCGAATACCGCGAACTCTCCAAGCTGCGCGGCACTTACCTCGACCCGCTGCCGAACCTGGTCAATCCGCGCACTGGGCGGCTGCACACCACCTTTGCCCAGACCATCGCGGCCACCGGCAGGCTCAGCAGCCTCAATCCCAACCTCCAGAACATCCCGATTCGCTCGGCGGTGGGGCGCGAAATCCGCAAGGGTTTCATTGCCGATCAGGGCTTTACCTTGCTCAGCGCCGATTACTCGCAGATCGAGCTGCGCTTGCTGGCGCACATGTCCGGTGATTTGCTGATGCAGGAAGCCTTCAACACCGGGGCCGACATTCACCGCCGCACCGCTTCGCAGGTGCTGGGCGTGGACGAAAACAACGTCAGTGCCGATCAGCGCCGCGCCGCCAAAACGGTGAATTTCGGAGTGCTCTACGGCATGAGTGCCCACCGCCTCAGCCGAGACATGAATATTCCGTATGCCGATGCCAGCGGCTTTATCGAGCGCTATTTTGAAACGTATCCGGGTATTCGTGGCTACATCGACCGCACCCTTGCTGATGGCCGCGAGAAGGGCTATGTGGAAACCCTGTATGGGCGGCGGCGCTACGTGCCAGAACTGCTGAGCAGCAACCGCAATGTGCGTGAGGCGGGCGAGCGGCTGGCCTACAACATGCCGATTCAGGGCACCGCCGCCGATATCATCAAAATCGCCATGATCGAACTCGACCCGCCGCTGATGGAGGTGGGAGCGCGGATGCTGCTGCAAGTTCATGATGAACTGCTGGTCGAAGCGCCGATTGACAAGGCTGACGAAATCGCCGAGCTGATCAGGCGCACTATGATGAACGCCGCCAGTCTCAGCGTGCCGCTGAACGTGGAAGTCGGCAGAGGGCCGGACTGGTTCGATACCAAGTAG
- a CDS encoding ribose-phosphate diphosphokinase, with amino-acid sequence MPVNRGPLMVFSGQSNRPLAQSICDNLGIPLGHSKTEQFTNENIIVHFEDSLREGDVFIVQSFSHPVSDSILELFLMIDAAKSASAGRVTAVIPYYSYARSDKKDAPRISIAGRLMADLIQEAGADRVLTMSLHSAQVHGFFKVPVDHLSADVVISQYLKSRVPNANEGVVLAPDAGSIKRASAIARRLDSGLAFIDKQRVSDTNVDPRALIGDVTGKTVFIVDDEISTAGSLVEAVNFSKNMGAKEVYVAVSHGVYTGPAIERIAALDAVEVASTNTVLVSEEKMRNAGGKLAILDVAPLFANAISNIHTGESVSTLFE; translated from the coding sequence ATGCCTGTTAATCGCGGCCCCCTGATGGTGTTTTCTGGACAAAGCAACCGCCCCCTCGCGCAGTCCATCTGCGACAATCTGGGCATTCCGCTCGGGCACAGCAAAACTGAGCAGTTTACCAACGAAAACATCATCGTGCATTTTGAAGACTCGCTGCGCGAAGGTGACGTGTTCATTGTTCAGAGTTTTAGTCATCCGGTCAGCGACTCTATTCTGGAACTTTTTTTGATGATCGACGCCGCCAAGAGTGCCTCGGCAGGGCGCGTGACCGCTGTGATTCCTTATTACAGCTACGCCCGCAGCGACAAAAAAGACGCGCCGCGCATCAGCATCGCCGGGCGCTTGATGGCCGACCTTATTCAGGAAGCGGGCGCTGACCGGGTTCTCACCATGTCGCTGCACTCGGCGCAGGTTCACGGCTTTTTCAAAGTGCCGGTCGATCACCTGTCTGCCGACGTGGTGATCAGCCAGTACCTCAAATCCCGCGTGCCCAACGCCAACGAAGGCGTGGTGCTGGCACCCGACGCGGGCAGCATCAAACGGGCCTCGGCAATTGCCCGCCGCCTCGACTCGGGTCTGGCCTTCATCGACAAGCAGCGCGTCTCAGACACCAACGTCGACCCCCGCGCCCTGATCGGTGACGTGACCGGCAAAACAGTCTTTATCGTTGACGACGAGATCAGCACCGCCGGTTCGCTGGTTGAAGCCGTCAACTTTTCTAAAAACATGGGCGCGAAAGAAGTCTATGTAGCCGTCTCGCACGGGGTCTACACCGGCCCTGCCATTGAGCGGATCGCGGCCCTCGACGCGGTGGAAGTGGCCAGCACCAACACCGTACTGGTGTCCGAAGAGAAAATGCGAAACGCGGGCGGCAAGTTGGCCATTTTGGACGTGGCTCCGCTGTTTGCCAACGCCATCAGCAACATTCACACCGGAGAAAGCGTCAGCACCTTGTTTGAATAG
- a CDS encoding zinc ribbon domain-containing protein: protein MSESGQLEQLYRVQGLDLELDRLRLEEGSISDDLRAARLEQAKINNQLEDTEIELEKVDRQARQLELDLASSREQVARNRAEQDRNATNAKLQSQFESVILQLSERVSDYEEALEPVQIQQTSLREKASGLRGELRAMRPNLSSLEETDDARVEDLRAQGEGMRAERAEIVGRTEPRLVKEYELIRKGKKGIGIVSYTAGRCQGCNVQLPVNIQQRAAGGKLPPVKCPSCGRILYKG from the coding sequence ATGAGCGAAAGCGGACAACTGGAACAGCTTTACCGTGTGCAGGGCCTTGACCTCGAACTCGACCGCCTGCGCCTTGAGGAAGGCAGTATTTCAGACGACTTGCGGGCCGCACGCCTGGAGCAAGCCAAGATCAACAACCAACTCGAAGACACTGAAATCGAGCTGGAAAAAGTAGACCGTCAGGCCAGACAACTTGAGCTTGATCTGGCCAGCAGCCGCGAGCAAGTGGCCCGCAACAGAGCCGAGCAAGACCGCAACGCCACCAACGCCAAATTGCAATCACAGTTTGAAAGCGTCATTTTGCAGCTCTCGGAGCGGGTCTCGGACTACGAGGAAGCCCTAGAGCCTGTGCAGATTCAGCAAACCAGTTTGCGCGAAAAAGCCAGCGGCCTGCGCGGCGAACTCAGGGCCATGCGCCCCAACCTGAGCAGCTTGGAAGAAACCGACGACGCCCGCGTCGAAGACTTACGCGCTCAGGGCGAGGGCATGCGGGCCGAGCGGGCCGAGATCGTGGGCCGCACCGAGCCGCGCCTCGTTAAGGAATACGAACTGATTCGCAAAGGTAAAAAAGGCATCGGCATCGTGTCGTACACGGCAGGCCGCTGCCAGGGCTGCAACGTGCAACTGCCGGTCAACATCCAGCAGCGGGCCGCTGGCGGCAAACTGCCTCCAGTGAAGTGCCCCTCGTGCGGGCGAATTTTGTACAAGGGCTGA
- the nth gene encoding endonuclease III: MSPAAKTPAKASRPRPPAALKRRAEGILSGLRATYPDARTELEYQSPFELLIATVLSAQATDKSVNAATPALFAAYPDAQAMSAASVEAVEALIKSIGLYRNKAKNLVALSGLLLERHGGEVPNDFAAVVTLPGAGRKTANVVLSNAYGMAAIAVDTHVGRLARRLGLSEQTNPDKVELDLQALFPQDSWIFLHHALILHGRRVCLARRPLCSSCTLLSLCPRLGVESSG; the protein is encoded by the coding sequence GTGTCTCCCGCTGCCAAAACGCCCGCCAAAGCTTCTCGTCCGCGCCCGCCCGCCGCCCTCAAACGCCGTGCCGAGGGCATCCTCAGTGGCCTGCGGGCCACCTACCCCGACGCCCGCACCGAACTTGAATACCAAAGCCCCTTTGAACTCCTCATCGCCACCGTGCTCTCGGCGCAGGCCACCGACAAAAGCGTGAACGCCGCCACACCCGCCCTCTTTGCCGCTTACCCCGACGCGCAGGCCATGAGCGCCGCATCCGTGGAAGCGGTGGAAGCCCTGATTAAAAGCATTGGCCTTTACCGCAACAAAGCCAAGAATCTGGTGGCCCTCTCTGGCCTCCTTCTGGAGCGGCACGGCGGAGAGGTACCCAACGATTTCGCGGCGGTGGTGACTTTGCCGGGCGCGGGACGCAAAACTGCCAATGTGGTGCTGAGCAACGCCTACGGGATGGCGGCCATCGCGGTAGACACCCACGTGGGGCGGCTCGCGCGGCGGCTGGGCCTGAGCGAACAGACCAACCCAGACAAAGTGGAGCTCGACCTTCAGGCACTCTTCCCGCAAGATTCGTGGATCTTTTTGCATCACGCCCTGATTTTGCACGGGCGGCGCGTCTGCCTGGCCCGCAGACCCCTTTGCTCGTCCTGCACGCTGCTGAGCTTGTGTCCACGGCTGGGCGTGGAGAGCAGCGGCTGA
- a CDS encoding barstar family protein: MSIFESPPEGIQPAPAEPRMVAAGAQVRLREVNLGNVSDKDDLMLAFANDLTLTPNFGRNWDALYDVLSDPEQVPERLALVLCSYPDFERQHPKLAAQLTSVLLDAQTALAARGKALWLLSDVPESEG, encoded by the coding sequence ATGAGCATTTTCGAGTCGCCGCCCGAAGGAATCCAGCCCGCACCCGCCGAGCCGCGTATGGTGGCGGCGGGAGCGCAAGTCCGGCTGCGCGAAGTAAACCTCGGCAACGTCTCGGACAAAGACGACTTGATGCTGGCTTTTGCCAACGACTTGACCCTGACTCCCAATTTTGGCCGCAACTGGGACGCCCTCTACGACGTGCTGAGCGACCCCGAACAAGTCCCCGAGCGCTTGGCACTGGTGCTGTGTAGTTATCCCGATTTTGAGCGTCAACACCCTAAACTCGCCGCACAACTCACAAGCGTGTTGCTGGACGCCCAAACGGCGCTGGCGGCGCGGGGAAAAGCGCTGTGGCTGCTCTCGGACGTGCCGGAAAGCGAAGGGTAA
- a CDS encoding undecaprenyl-diphosphate phosphatase, whose amino-acid sequence MDWLYSVILGIVEGLTEFLPVSSTGHLIVAGDLLRVPWQKNVLDTFEVVIQGGAILAVVVYYWRDLVRQASTINKDAGVQRLWLGIVVACIPAVILGALFGSKIKALLFTPTVVAWALIVGGVLMYLIEMRPRPATTHKLESISLPQAITVGLVQCLALLWPGFSRSASSILGGMLTGLDRPTATKFSFYLGIPVLGGATLLDFVKHKDDLGTAGLTNVGIGFVVSFIVAYFVIGWLLRFVSTHDFKGFAVYRIIIGVVILVLIYSGVISNLNRA is encoded by the coding sequence ATGGACTGGCTTTATAGCGTCATTCTCGGCATCGTCGAAGGTCTCACCGAATTCCTTCCCGTTTCTTCTACCGGCCACCTGATCGTGGCGGGCGACCTCCTGCGCGTGCCTTGGCAAAAAAATGTACTCGACACCTTTGAAGTGGTGATTCAGGGCGGAGCGATTTTGGCGGTGGTGGTGTATTACTGGCGCGACCTGGTGCGGCAGGCCAGCACCATCAACAAAGACGCGGGCGTGCAGCGCTTGTGGCTGGGTATCGTGGTGGCCTGCATTCCCGCCGTGATTTTGGGCGCACTCTTCGGCAGCAAAATCAAGGCGCTGCTGTTTACCCCCACCGTCGTGGCGTGGGCGCTGATCGTCGGCGGCGTGCTGATGTACCTCATCGAGATGCGCCCGCGCCCCGCGACCACCCACAAGCTGGAGAGCATCAGCTTGCCGCAGGCCATTACCGTGGGCTTGGTGCAGTGCTTGGCGCTGCTGTGGCCGGGCTTTTCGCGCTCGGCCAGCAGCATTCTCGGCGGGATGCTGACCGGTTTAGACCGCCCCACCGCCACCAAGTTCAGCTTCTACCTCGGCATTCCGGTGCTGGGCGGCGCGACCTTGCTGGATTTCGTCAAGCATAAAGATGACCTCGGCACGGCGGGCCTGACCAATGTGGGCATCGGTTTTGTGGTCAGCTTTATCGTGGCGTATTTCGTGATCGGCTGGCTGCTGCGCTTTGTCAGCACCCACGATTTCAAAGGTTTTGCCGTTTACCGCATCATCATCGGCGTCGTTATTTTGGTGCTGATCTACTCGGGCGTCATCAGCAATTTGAACAGAGCTTGA
- a CDS encoding DUF4388 domain-containing protein, translating into MLRGSLSEFPLLNVLQMLTNSGASGKLHVSHLRGGDLWLQGGEVVHASALLREGDDALDLLSSVGGGDFTFEPGQAAPKQSVDTRRTALLRQLSVSSDAWQELLRLFPHWDRPLTFTSRWTDQQPVTRAQFRTLNLVGRVPLGDLVAQSDLSPRATLEVLRPFVQSGLVDSGAQL; encoded by the coding sequence ATGTTGCGGGGCAGTCTTTCTGAATTTCCTCTTCTGAACGTGTTACAGATGTTGACCAACAGTGGAGCGAGCGGCAAACTTCACGTTTCTCATCTGCGCGGCGGTGACTTGTGGTTGCAAGGCGGCGAAGTGGTTCACGCCTCGGCGCTGCTGCGTGAAGGCGACGACGCCCTTGATCTGCTGTCCTCGGTGGGCGGCGGTGATTTCACCTTTGAACCGGGCCAAGCTGCGCCCAAGCAGAGCGTCGACACCCGCCGCACCGCTTTGCTGCGCCAACTCAGCGTCAGCAGCGACGCTTGGCAAGAGTTGCTGCGCCTCTTTCCGCACTGGGACAGGCCGCTGACCTTCACATCGCGTTGGACGGATCAGCAGCCGGTGACCCGCGCCCAATTTCGCACCCTCAATTTGGTGGGCCGGGTGCCGCTGGGAGACTTGGTGGCCCAAAGCGACCTCTCTCCCCGCGCCACTTTAGAAGTGCTGCGCCCCTTCGTCCAGTCGGGCCTGGTGGATTCGGGAGCGCAGCTCTAG
- a CDS encoding ribonuclease domain-containing protein, with amino-acid sequence MARSALPAEGQRTLSLIGQGGPVPPQHWPYQKDGVVFSNRERILPKQSSGYYHEYTVPTPQSADRGARRIVCGPPRSLAAECYYTADHYASFKRIAP; translated from the coding sequence ATGGCCCGATCGGCACTGCCGGCGGAAGGTCAGCGCACCCTCAGCTTAATCGGGCAAGGCGGGCCCGTGCCTCCGCAACATTGGCCGTACCAAAAAGACGGCGTGGTTTTTTCTAACCGCGAGCGCATTTTGCCCAAGCAGTCCAGCGGCTATTACCACGAATACACCGTGCCCACGCCCCAGTCGGCGGACCGGGGAGCGCGGCGCATCGTCTGCGGCCCGCCGCGAAGCTTGGCTGCCGAGTGTTATTACACCGCCGATCATTACGCCAGCTTCAAAAGGATTGCCCCATGA